TACTGCGCGTTCAGCGAGGTGCACGCCCAGATCGACCTGGAGCGGGCCATCGCCCTGAGCGAGGTGCTGCTGGAGGACGCGTCCTGGGGCGTGGTCCTCGTCGACGTCGACCTGCGCCCCACCGTCGTCAACGCGCACGCCTCCCGCGCGCTCGGCGGAAGCCGCACCTCCCTCCTCGGCCGCCCGCTCGGTGAGTTGGTGGTCCAGGGCGTCGAGGAGCTGGAGGCCGCCCTGCACCATGTGCTCGCCGAAGGGGCCCCGAGCGCCCCGGCCGACCTTTGGGTGACGCTGCGGACAGCCGAGGGCGAGCGCCGGCGGTGCTGGCGCAGCGGATTCCTGCGGCTCGCCTCGCCGCTGACGGAGGAACCGGTTCCGCTCGGGGTGGGGTGGCTGTTCCAGGACATCACCGCCGCCAAGCTCGCGGAGCAGGAGGCCGACCGGCTGCGGTTCCGCACGAGCCAGCTGCACCGGGCCGCCCGGACGGCCTGCGAGTGCGAGGACCCGATGGAGGCGGCGACCTCCCTGCTGGACTTCGCGCTCGCCGGGTTCGCCGATCACGTCCTGGTCGATCTGGTGGCGGGCGAGCGCCTGGTACGGACGGCCGCCACGCCGTTCGACGCGCCCGGCCCGTGCCTGTTGGTCGCCGGGGGCTCCATCCCGGCCCGGTACTCCCCCGGCCACCCGGCCCTCCAGTCCGTCGAGCGCACCGGCACCGTGCGTACGAGCGCGGGGGCCGGGGCCGCCGCGTCACCGGCCTGGGCCGCGGAGCGCCGCTGGCCCCGGGACGCGGCGCACGCGCTCTGCGCGGTGCTCCGGAGCCGGGGCCGGACGCTGGGCGTGCTGACGTTCCTCCGCGCCGCGAACCGGGCCGCCTTCGAACGTACCGACGCGGCGTACGCGGAGACGGTCGCGGCCCGGGTCGCGGGAGCGGTCGACCTGGCGCAGGTGACGCGGGCTCAGTGACGGTAGAAGATCCGGTCCCGGTTCTCCGTCATGACCCGGCCGTTCCACTCATGGCCGCCGTCCACGTTCCCCGAGCGCAGCATCGGCGGCTCGACGCCCCTGGCCACCAGCCGCTCCACGGCGGCGGCCAGCATCGACTGCATGATCGCGCTGGTCACCACGGTCGAGGCGGGGGCGAAGGGGGCATCGACGCCGGGGGCCGTCAGCTCCGCGTCGCCGATCGCGATCTTGCTGTCCAGGACGATGTCGCAGTGGTCCCGCAGGAAGCCGCCCGAGGCGTGCCGGGACCGGGTGTTCTCCGCGTAAGCGACCGAGGTGACGCCGATGACCTTCAGCCCGAGGGCGCGGGCGTTCTGCGCCATTTCGACCGGCAGGGCGTTGCGCCCGGACAGTGAGACGACCACCAGGAGGTCCCCGGCGGTGGCGGGGCTGGAGTCCAGGACGGCCGAGGCGAGCCCGTCGACCCGCTCCAGCGCCGAGCCGAGCGGCGCGGGCATGACGTCCACGCCGACCACGCCGGGCACGGTGAGCAGGTTCATCAGGGCGAGGCCGCCCGCGCGGTAGACGACGTCCTGGGCGGCCAGCGAGGAGTGGCCCGCGCCGAACGCGAAGAGCCGCCCGCCGGATTCGACGGTGTCCGCGACGGCCGCGCCCGCGGCGGCGATGTTCTCCGCCTCCTCGTCCCGTACCCGCGTCAGCAGGCCGATCGCCGCATCGAAGAACTGACCGGCCAGCTTGCTGTCGCTCATGGGGGAGAGCCCTTTCGACGGGGTGTGGGGCAGGTGTTCGGCGGCCCGGGAATGCCTGTGCCGCCGATCACGTTGCGGTCTGGACCAGTGGGCTGTCAATACCGCCCCGCGTCCCCGCCCGCACCCCCTTCCACCGGGACGCCACGGTTGTCGGCGCTATGCGTCAGAATTGGTGCAGGGCCATCGCACGACGTTCTCTAGTCACTCCATCGAGGGGCACGTATGTCCGGACTGATCGACACCACGGAGATGTATCTCCGCACCATCCTCGAACTGGAAGAGGAAGGCGTCGTCCCCATGCGCGCCCGGATCGCTGAAAGGTTGGACCAGAGCGGTCCGACCGTCAGCCAGACGGTGGCCCGCATGGAGCGCGACGGTCTGGTCCGGGTCGCGGGGGACCGCCATCTGGAGCTGACCGAGGAGGGCCGCCGCCTCGCCACCCGCGTCATGCGCAAGCACCGGCTCGCCGAGTGCCTGCTCGTGGACGTGATCGGCCTGGAGTGGGAGCAGGTCCACGCCGAGGCCTGCCGCTGGGAGCACGTGATGAGCGAGGCGGTGGAGCGGCGGGTG
This sequence is a window from Streptomyces parvus. Protein-coding genes within it:
- a CDS encoding PAS domain-containing protein; translated protein: MGASRSSGTTDELGPDEDSGGGPPGCSPDSRSRAGEDAIPGAPDGSELLAALLDGMDAALCAFDAAGTVTHWNREAERVLGWSADEAVGRSGFAGWAVRRADADEVRARLMSAMEAPGRQVHEFALLRKDGGRVLVRTQSAGVRGADGKPAGVYCAFSEVHAQIDLERAIALSEVLLEDASWGVVLVDVDLRPTVVNAHASRALGGSRTSLLGRPLGELVVQGVEELEAALHHVLAEGAPSAPADLWVTLRTAEGERRRCWRSGFLRLASPLTEEPVPLGVGWLFQDITAAKLAEQEADRLRFRTSQLHRAARTACECEDPMEAATSLLDFALAGFADHVLVDLVAGERLVRTAATPFDAPGPCLLVAGGSIPARYSPGHPALQSVERTGTVRTSAGAGAAASPAWAAERRWPRDAAHALCAVLRSRGRTLGVLTFLRAANRAAFERTDAAYAETVAARVAGAVDLAQVTRAQ
- a CDS encoding SIS domain-containing protein yields the protein MSDSKLAGQFFDAAIGLLTRVRDEEAENIAAAGAAVADTVESGGRLFAFGAGHSSLAAQDVVYRAGGLALMNLLTVPGVVGVDVMPAPLGSALERVDGLASAVLDSSPATAGDLLVVVSLSGRNALPVEMAQNARALGLKVIGVTSVAYAENTRSRHASGGFLRDHCDIVLDSKIAIGDAELTAPGVDAPFAPASTVVTSAIMQSMLAAAVERLVARGVEPPMLRSGNVDGGHEWNGRVMTENRDRIFYRH
- a CDS encoding metal-dependent transcriptional regulator; its protein translation is MSGLIDTTEMYLRTILELEEEGVVPMRARIAERLDQSGPTVSQTVARMERDGLVRVAGDRHLELTEEGRRLATRVMRKHRLAECLLVDVIGLEWEQVHAEACRWEHVMSEAVERRVLELLRHPTESPYGNPIPGLEELGEKAEAESFLDASMVSLAELDPGAEGKTVVVRRIGEPIQTDAQLMYTLRRAGVQPGSVVSVTESPGGVLVGSSGEAAELDTEVASHVFVAKR